A genome region from Chlorobaculum tepidum TLS includes the following:
- the polA gene encoding DNA polymerase I — protein sequence MTSENQIGLFDAPVSEPKPAATPQKSPADAEKTKPGLFLLDGMALVYRAFYALQQARMSTRDGVPTGAVFGFATSLLRIIEEYRPDYLAVAFDSPEKTFRHEKYKAYKANRPAPPDDLINQLDNIRELIRACGIPLIIMPGFEADDLIGTTARKFEADCQVFIVTPDKDMSQLVHDGVRILKPGKKQNEFELLGSREVAEQFGAPPEQFIDLLTLTGDTSDNIPGAKGIGPKTASSLLKKYGSLEGIYANIDALTPKTRQSLEAFREMMPLVRELVTIRTDLDLPLTLEALHASKPDPEALFALLAKLELKSIAARLPAVLQIDTSAASSSENAPAMANSVDPGDPQLIPAGEGSEYHLIDSKEAFDKLLTLLENSGGFAVDTETTSLDTFTAELAGISCSVKPGEAFFVYFGTPGLDAKTTVARLKPLLENPEIPKTGQNLKYDILVLKKYGVELAPVGFDTMLASYVLNPEARHNLDDMAALYLGRQTTKYTELVGTGKQTIGIFEVEPRKLSDYACQDADIALRLRYSLEEQLEKTPELLEVCRKLEFPLVRVLADMEHKGISIDTAHLEQLSIKVTGELATLTERIFEATGETFNIDSPKQLGHILFDVLKLPAKKATKTGYSTNVQVLEELAMLHPVASDLLEYRSLQKLKSTYIEALPKMINPLTGRVHTSFNQSITATGRLSSSNPNLQNIPIRTELGKEIRRAFIPSNPGNLLLSADYSQIELRIAAELSGDPMLIEAFRNHEDIHAATARVIFDTKEITPDMRRKAKEVNFGVLYGIQPFGLSQRLGIPQKEAKEIIDTYMAKYPGMFSSLQTIIEEAKKKGYVTTLMGRRRYVPDLNSANSNIRKAAERVTMNTPIQGTAADIIKFAMCSISRELKKGEFRSAMLLQVHDELLFEMPPDEEARLREMVERNMIEAASKCGLKNVPVEVDTGSGKNWLEAH from the coding sequence ATGACGAGTGAAAACCAGATCGGCCTGTTTGACGCTCCAGTATCAGAACCGAAACCGGCAGCAACACCGCAAAAAAGTCCGGCAGATGCAGAGAAAACCAAGCCGGGACTTTTCTTGCTTGACGGCATGGCGCTGGTCTATCGCGCCTTCTACGCCTTGCAGCAGGCACGAATGAGCACGCGCGACGGCGTGCCAACCGGCGCGGTGTTCGGCTTCGCCACCAGCCTGCTCAGGATCATTGAGGAGTACCGGCCGGACTACCTTGCCGTAGCGTTCGACAGCCCTGAAAAAACCTTTCGCCATGAAAAGTACAAGGCGTACAAAGCCAACCGCCCCGCCCCGCCGGACGACCTCATCAACCAGCTCGACAATATCAGGGAACTGATCCGGGCGTGCGGCATTCCGCTGATCATCATGCCCGGCTTCGAGGCGGACGACCTGATCGGCACGACAGCGCGGAAGTTCGAAGCCGACTGCCAGGTCTTCATCGTCACGCCGGACAAGGATATGTCGCAGCTTGTGCACGACGGAGTACGCATCCTCAAGCCCGGCAAGAAGCAGAACGAATTCGAGCTGCTCGGCAGCCGCGAGGTTGCCGAGCAGTTTGGCGCGCCGCCGGAGCAGTTCATCGACCTGTTGACGCTCACCGGCGACACTTCGGACAACATCCCCGGAGCGAAGGGCATCGGCCCGAAAACCGCCTCCAGCCTGCTCAAAAAGTACGGCTCGCTCGAAGGCATCTACGCCAACATCGATGCCCTCACCCCAAAGACGCGCCAGAGCCTCGAAGCGTTCCGCGAGATGATGCCACTGGTGCGGGAGCTGGTGACGATCCGCACCGATCTCGACCTGCCGCTCACCCTCGAAGCGCTACACGCCAGCAAGCCCGATCCCGAAGCGCTTTTCGCGCTTCTCGCAAAACTGGAGCTGAAGAGCATCGCCGCCCGGCTGCCCGCCGTATTGCAGATCGATACCTCCGCTGCTTCGTCTTCCGAAAACGCGCCAGCAATGGCGAACTCTGTCGACCCCGGCGATCCGCAACTGATCCCGGCTGGCGAAGGCTCCGAATATCACCTGATCGACAGTAAGGAGGCTTTTGACAAGCTCCTGACGCTGCTCGAAAACTCCGGAGGTTTTGCGGTCGATACCGAAACCACGAGCCTCGACACCTTTACGGCGGAGCTCGCGGGCATCTCCTGTTCGGTCAAACCCGGTGAAGCCTTCTTCGTCTATTTCGGCACACCGGGTCTCGACGCCAAAACGACCGTCGCCAGATTGAAACCGCTTCTTGAAAATCCCGAGATTCCCAAAACGGGCCAGAATCTGAAGTATGACATCCTCGTGCTGAAGAAGTATGGCGTGGAACTGGCTCCGGTCGGGTTCGACACCATGCTCGCAAGCTATGTGCTCAATCCTGAAGCTCGCCACAACCTCGACGACATGGCCGCGCTGTACCTCGGACGGCAGACCACCAAGTACACCGAGCTGGTCGGCACGGGCAAGCAGACCATCGGTATCTTCGAGGTCGAGCCGCGCAAGCTCTCGGACTACGCCTGTCAGGACGCCGACATCGCCCTCAGGCTCCGGTACTCGCTCGAAGAGCAGCTCGAAAAAACGCCTGAACTGCTCGAAGTGTGCCGCAAGCTCGAATTCCCGCTGGTTAGGGTGCTGGCCGATATGGAGCACAAGGGGATCTCGATCGACACAGCGCACCTCGAGCAGCTTTCCATCAAAGTCACCGGTGAACTGGCCACGTTGACCGAACGAATCTTCGAAGCGACGGGTGAGACATTCAACATCGACTCGCCGAAGCAGCTCGGCCATATCCTTTTCGATGTGCTGAAGCTACCCGCGAAAAAGGCCACCAAAACCGGTTACTCGACCAACGTGCAGGTGCTCGAAGAGCTGGCGATGCTGCATCCCGTCGCCTCCGACCTGCTGGAATATCGCAGCTTGCAAAAGCTGAAAAGCACCTACATCGAGGCGCTGCCGAAGATGATCAATCCGCTGACAGGCAGGGTGCACACCTCGTTCAACCAGTCGATCACGGCCACCGGACGACTCTCGTCATCGAATCCGAATTTGCAGAACATCCCGATCCGCACAGAGCTTGGCAAGGAGATTCGCCGCGCCTTTATACCGTCAAATCCCGGCAACCTTCTGCTCTCGGCGGACTACTCGCAGATCGAACTGCGCATCGCGGCGGAGCTTTCAGGCGATCCGATGCTCATCGAAGCATTCCGCAACCACGAGGACATCCACGCAGCCACGGCCCGGGTCATCTTCGATACAAAAGAGATAACACCCGACATGCGACGCAAGGCCAAGGAGGTCAACTTCGGCGTGCTTTACGGCATTCAGCCCTTTGGTCTCTCCCAGCGCCTCGGCATTCCGCAAAAAGAGGCCAAAGAGATCATCGACACCTACATGGCGAAATATCCCGGCATGTTCTCGTCGCTCCAGACCATCATCGAGGAGGCGAAGAAAAAAGGCTATGTCACCACGCTCATGGGCCGCCGCCGCTACGTGCCTGACCTGAACAGCGCCAACAGCAACATCCGCAAAGCTGCCGAGCGGGTCACGATGAACACGCCGATCCAGGGCACGGCTGCGGATATCATCAAGTTCGCCATGTGTTCGATCAGCCGCGAGCTGAAAAAAGGGGAATTCCGCTCGGCAATGTTGCTGCAGGTACACGACGAACTGCTCTTCGAGATGCCGCCGGATGAAGAGGCTCGCCTCAGGGAAATGGTCGAGCGAAACATGATCGAAGCCGCCTCGAAATGCGGGCTGAAGAACGTTCCTGTGGAGGTGGATACCGGCTCCGGAAAAAACTGGCTGGAGGCCCATTAG
- a CDS encoding DUF2795 domain-containing protein, translated as MYWNLDLARYIADAPWPVTKDELIDYANRTGAPQQVIENLENLPDSDELYETLEEIWPDYPTDEDFGYSDEEPLN; from the coding sequence ATGTATTGGAATCTCGATCTTGCCCGATATATTGCCGATGCTCCCTGGCCTGTCACCAAGGATGAGCTGATCGATTACGCCAACAGAACAGGCGCACCGCAGCAGGTAATCGAAAATCTTGAAAATCTTCCCGACAGCGACGAGCTGTACGAAACACTTGAAGAGATCTGGCCTGACTACCCCACTGACGAAGATTTCGGTTACAGCGATGAAGAACCTCTGAACTGA
- a CDS encoding BamA/TamA family outer membrane protein gives MISRRLRAAMTVWLLLVLSIPGVLRAKESSSSANGKPAVFPEVKSIKITGNKALTTEEIREVMSTSTRNSFFGTGLFAGARRPFIADDFEKDISLIRKLYTFKGYFFADVEPTVKRSKNGDVSITIRIRENQPTLLDSLSYAGLDSIPENLRSRYLKKSLLKLQQIFSVEKLIEERDRTLDFFREHGYTFFHPDSIRITVDTLGLHAGVRFDISLPGRYAYGPVKVFVHDPLKKDNPAIAKTFVRDNVSVTIYGHQKFSPKVFSSAIAWKQGALTRQSLEQRTLENFGSTNLFSSISMQKDAARAGAIPITIDLDPAPKHQIEPKLLVDNRYGSLFVGGALSYENRNLFGAGQQLKLSTNYGRQLSSDTNVLSSLSADQYDKLIPYEFNIKADLVIPRLGKQGSYYNGTVEYAQSKLPVLLDSKRELIRATYSTRPTRVSKLDFDFFELEVARKDSLRGFQQLFKNDLAQNIGINPADPVAVNRGLDSLLQTRLNQTFRLRYSLSNREKSTRSKRSPIWNFSVTAEESGSLLWLIDKYIDKKSYAGFTDSDPQIFGTPYNQYVKLDTQLAVTKNLSPKRQVAARIALGWMSPYGKADTTPEDHRFYAGGSNSMRGWVFGTLGPGSCPNAAVSNFGADIKAELGLEYRIQFFKVFGQESGIALFTDAGNIWDRTGPYAFSLRSLTQDFAWDWGAGLRIGSPIGPFRFDFAWKLHDPANPQPWRFSQTKLTDFTFNFGIGETF, from the coding sequence ATGATCTCCCGCCGTCTTCGGGCGGCAATGACAGTCTGGCTGCTTCTCGTTCTCTCCATACCGGGGGTGCTAAGGGCTAAAGAAAGTTCGTCCTCTGCAAACGGCAAACCTGCGGTGTTCCCGGAGGTCAAAAGCATCAAAATCACCGGCAACAAAGCCCTGACGACCGAAGAGATCAGGGAGGTCATGTCCACCTCAACGCGCAACTCATTCTTTGGCACCGGGCTTTTTGCAGGTGCACGAAGACCATTCATCGCCGACGATTTCGAGAAAGACATCAGCCTTATCCGCAAGCTTTACACCTTCAAAGGCTATTTCTTCGCCGATGTCGAACCCACCGTCAAACGGAGCAAAAACGGTGATGTGAGTATCACCATCCGGATCAGGGAAAACCAGCCAACCCTTCTCGATTCGCTCAGCTACGCGGGTCTGGACTCCATACCTGAAAATCTCCGCTCTCGTTACCTCAAAAAAAGCCTCCTGAAACTCCAGCAGATATTCAGCGTTGAAAAGCTGATCGAGGAACGGGATCGTACCCTCGATTTTTTCCGGGAGCACGGTTATACCTTTTTTCATCCCGACAGCATCAGGATCACGGTCGATACCCTTGGCCTTCATGCTGGAGTACGGTTCGACATCAGCCTCCCCGGACGCTACGCCTACGGCCCGGTAAAGGTATTCGTCCACGATCCCCTGAAGAAAGACAACCCGGCAATCGCGAAGACATTCGTGCGGGACAACGTTTCGGTCACCATTTACGGCCACCAGAAGTTCTCGCCGAAGGTGTTCTCGTCGGCCATCGCCTGGAAGCAGGGTGCCCTGACCCGCCAGTCACTTGAACAGAGAACGCTTGAAAATTTCGGATCGACCAATCTATTCTCATCCATCTCGATGCAGAAAGATGCCGCACGCGCCGGAGCGATTCCCATAACCATCGATCTCGACCCCGCTCCCAAGCACCAGATCGAACCCAAACTGCTGGTTGACAATCGCTACGGCTCCCTGTTTGTGGGCGGCGCGCTTTCCTATGAGAACCGAAACCTGTTCGGCGCCGGCCAGCAGCTGAAACTTTCGACCAACTACGGCAGGCAGCTCTCCTCGGACACCAACGTTCTCTCCAGCCTCAGCGCCGACCAGTACGACAAGCTCATTCCCTATGAATTCAATATCAAGGCGGACCTCGTCATTCCGAGGCTTGGTAAACAGGGGTCGTACTACAACGGAACCGTCGAATATGCGCAATCAAAACTGCCGGTGCTGCTCGACAGCAAAAGGGAGCTGATTCGCGCAACCTACAGCACCCGCCCGACCAGAGTTTCAAAACTAGACTTCGATTTCTTCGAACTCGAAGTGGCCCGCAAGGATTCGCTGCGCGGTTTCCAGCAACTCTTCAAGAACGATTTGGCTCAAAACATCGGCATCAATCCCGCCGATCCGGTAGCGGTTAACCGCGGCCTCGACAGCCTGCTCCAGACCCGGCTGAACCAAACCTTCAGGCTTCGTTATAGCCTGTCGAACCGCGAAAAATCCACGCGGTCGAAAAGGTCGCCCATATGGAACTTCTCGGTGACGGCGGAGGAGTCGGGCAGCTTGTTGTGGCTGATCGACAAGTACATCGATAAAAAGTCCTACGCCGGATTTACCGACTCTGATCCGCAGATTTTCGGAACGCCCTACAACCAGTACGTGAAGCTCGACACGCAACTGGCCGTCACCAAAAATCTTTCACCCAAACGACAGGTGGCGGCCAGAATCGCCCTCGGCTGGATGAGCCCGTACGGCAAGGCCGATACGACGCCGGAAGATCACCGCTTTTACGCGGGCGGGTCGAACAGTATGCGCGGCTGGGTCTTCGGAACGCTCGGCCCCGGAAGCTGCCCGAACGCGGCAGTCTCCAACTTCGGCGCGGATATCAAGGCCGAACTCGGCCTCGAATACCGGATACAGTTTTTCAAGGTCTTCGGCCAGGAGTCGGGCATCGCGCTCTTTACCGACGCAGGCAACATCTGGGACAGAACCGGCCCCTACGCCTTCTCGCTCCGCTCGCTCACGCAAGACTTCGCCTGGGACTGGGGCGCGGGGCTGCGCATCGGTTCGCCAATCGGGCCGTTCCGGTTCGACTTCGCCTGGAAGCTGCACGACCCCGCCAATCCGCAGCCGTGGCGCTTCTCACAGACGAAACTGACCGATTTCACCTTTAACTTTGGAATCGGAGAAACGTTTTAA
- the rpe gene encoding ribulose-phosphate 3-epimerase, translating to MPGKTTLLAPSILSADFTNLKASVELAEKAGADWMHCDVMDGIFVPNITFGSFIVQAIKQCTSIVIDTHLMIVDPDKYIEDFAKAGSDQITVHLEACPHLHRTIQLIKSLGVKAGVSINPATPVSLLEPVLADLDLVLLMSVNPGFGGQKFIPGAIKKIMQLDAMRMEMNPEMVIAVDGGVTEENAAMIVDAGADALIAGTAFFRAPDPVAAAKKLKGLE from the coding sequence ATGCCCGGAAAAACCACACTGCTTGCCCCGTCGATCCTCTCCGCAGACTTCACGAACCTGAAAGCCTCGGTCGAGCTTGCTGAAAAGGCCGGTGCCGACTGGATGCACTGCGATGTGATGGATGGCATTTTCGTGCCCAACATCACCTTCGGCTCTTTCATCGTGCAGGCGATTAAACAGTGCACCAGCATAGTGATTGATACTCACCTGATGATCGTCGACCCCGACAAGTATATCGAAGATTTCGCCAAGGCCGGTTCCGACCAGATTACCGTGCACCTCGAAGCCTGCCCGCACCTGCACCGCACGATCCAGCTCATCAAAAGCCTTGGGGTGAAGGCTGGCGTCTCAATCAACCCCGCAACTCCGGTGTCGCTGCTTGAACCGGTACTCGCCGATCTCGATCTCGTGCTCCTGATGTCGGTCAACCCCGGCTTCGGCGGGCAGAAATTCATACCCGGCGCGATCAAAAAAATCATGCAACTCGACGCCATGCGCATGGAGATGAATCCGGAGATGGTGATTGCCGTCGATGGAGGCGTCACCGAAGAGAATGCTGCGATGATAGTCGATGCCGGAGCAGATGCACTCATCGCAGGCACCGCCTTCTTCCGCGCTCCCGATCCGGTAGCCGCAGCGAAAAAATTAAAAGGGCTGGAGTAA
- the trpC gene encoding indole-3-glycerol phosphate synthase TrpC, whose protein sequence is MTYLTRILETKAREVAELKKLKPERRYREACGDLPATRDFRSAITSRDGGINLIAEVKKASPSRGVLVEDFRPLDIAARYAELGASAFSVLTDSHYFQGSPDYLKAITQQFSIPVLRKEFIIDESQIYETRLMGADAALLIVAALEPSQLRDYLQLFAELGLHALVEVHDRRELDIAIEQGSTIVGVNNRDLRDFTVDLMTSVNLKREYPEGVLSVAESGLKRRDDVLLMQDAGFDAVLIGEGLLASEELRQFSWG, encoded by the coding sequence ATGACCTATCTTACCCGGATTCTCGAGACCAAGGCAAGAGAGGTTGCCGAACTGAAAAAGCTGAAACCGGAGCGCCGCTATCGTGAGGCGTGCGGCGATCTTCCGGCGACGCGCGATTTCCGCTCGGCCATTACGAGCCGTGACGGCGGCATCAATCTCATCGCTGAAGTAAAAAAGGCATCGCCCTCGCGCGGCGTGCTCGTCGAGGATTTTCGTCCGCTTGACATCGCTGCGCGCTACGCCGAACTTGGCGCGTCGGCCTTCTCCGTCCTTACCGACTCCCACTACTTTCAGGGGTCGCCAGACTACTTGAAGGCGATCACGCAGCAGTTCTCCATTCCTGTGCTCCGCAAGGAGTTCATTATCGACGAGAGCCAGATTTACGAAACCCGCCTCATGGGCGCGGATGCGGCGCTCCTCATCGTGGCGGCGCTCGAACCGTCGCAACTCCGCGACTACCTCCAGCTTTTCGCTGAACTTGGCCTGCACGCGCTGGTCGAAGTGCACGATCGCCGTGAACTTGATATTGCCATCGAGCAGGGTTCTACGATTGTCGGGGTCAACAACCGCGATCTGCGCGACTTCACCGTCGATCTCATGACCTCGGTTAACCTGAAGCGGGAGTATCCTGAAGGCGTGCTCTCCGTCGCTGAAAGCGGCCTGAAACGCCGCGACGATGTGCTGCTCATGCAGGACGCCGGCTTTGACGCTGTGCTCATCGGCGAGGGTTTGCTGGCAAGCGAGGAGTTGAGGCAGTTCTCGTGGGGTTAG
- the carB gene encoding carbamoyl-phosphate synthase large subunit, giving the protein MPKREDIKSILVIGAGPIVIGQACEFDYSGTQACRALKEDGYRVILVNSNPATIMTDIELADATYIEPITPYYVTKIIEKEKPDALLPTMGGQTALNTAVKLAESGVLERHGVELIGAKFRAIRKAENREFFGDAMRKLGLEMAKGFFVRNEKEAKEALEEIGLPIVIRPSFTLGGTGGGFAETKADYYDMVRRGLAESPIGEVLVEESLIGWKEYELEVIRDLADNVIIVCSIENVDPMGVHTGDSITVAPAQTLTDRQYQELRDASIKIIREIGVETGGSNIQFAINPKSGRIVVIEMNPRVSRSSALASKATGFPIAKVAAKLAVGYTLDEITNDITKTTPASFEPSIDYTVVKVPRWDFEKFKNVDSRLGVQMKSVGEVMAFGRNFREALQKSLRGLEIGRAGLGCDGKDIMNVIDMTQQQRKFAKEDLLEKIKIPKADRMFYLRYAFQAGATVEEIHQATGIDPWFLDNIRQIVEFEDELRQMAAGSAA; this is encoded by the coding sequence GTGCCAAAACGCGAGGACATCAAGTCTATTCTGGTGATTGGAGCTGGCCCGATTGTTATCGGGCAGGCGTGTGAGTTTGATTATTCAGGCACCCAGGCGTGCCGTGCGCTCAAGGAGGATGGTTACCGGGTCATTCTGGTCAACAGCAATCCCGCGACGATCATGACCGATATCGAGCTGGCCGATGCCACCTACATCGAGCCGATCACGCCCTACTATGTCACCAAGATCATCGAAAAGGAGAAGCCGGACGCGCTGCTACCGACCATGGGCGGTCAGACCGCGCTGAACACGGCGGTGAAGTTGGCCGAGTCGGGCGTGCTCGAACGCCACGGTGTCGAGCTGATCGGTGCGAAGTTCCGCGCCATCCGCAAGGCTGAGAATCGCGAGTTCTTCGGCGATGCGATGCGAAAGCTCGGCCTTGAAATGGCCAAGGGTTTCTTCGTTCGCAACGAGAAAGAGGCCAAGGAGGCGCTTGAAGAGATCGGTCTGCCGATTGTCATTCGCCCCTCTTTTACGCTCGGCGGCACGGGTGGCGGTTTCGCCGAGACCAAGGCCGACTACTACGACATGGTGCGGCGCGGTCTGGCCGAGAGCCCAATTGGCGAGGTGCTGGTCGAGGAGAGTCTGATCGGCTGGAAGGAGTACGAGCTTGAGGTGATCCGCGACCTGGCCGACAACGTCATCATCGTCTGCTCCATCGAGAACGTCGATCCGATGGGCGTGCATACCGGCGACAGCATCACGGTCGCTCCGGCGCAGACGCTCACCGACCGCCAGTATCAGGAGCTGCGTGACGCCTCGATCAAAATCATCCGCGAAATCGGCGTCGAGACCGGCGGCAGTAACATCCAGTTCGCGATCAACCCGAAGAGTGGCCGCATCGTGGTCATCGAGATGAATCCTCGCGTGTCGAGAAGCTCCGCGCTTGCCTCGAAGGCGACTGGCTTCCCGATTGCCAAGGTAGCTGCCAAGCTCGCGGTAGGCTATACGCTCGACGAGATTACCAACGACATCACCAAGACGACGCCCGCAAGCTTCGAGCCTTCGATTGACTACACCGTGGTGAAGGTGCCTCGCTGGGATTTCGAGAAGTTCAAGAATGTCGATTCGCGCCTCGGCGTGCAGATGAAGTCGGTCGGCGAGGTGATGGCTTTCGGACGCAATTTTCGCGAGGCGCTCCAGAAGTCGCTTCGCGGTCTCGAAATCGGTCGGGCCGGTCTGGGCTGCGATGGGAAGGATATCATGAACGTCATCGACATGACCCAGCAGCAGCGCAAATTCGCCAAAGAGGATCTGCTCGAAAAGATCAAGATTCCCAAGGCTGACCGGATGTTCTATCTCCGCTATGCATTCCAGGCTGGCGCAACCGTCGAGGAGATTCATCAGGCGACCGGCATCGACCCGTGGTTCCTTGACAACATCCGACAGATCGTCGAATTCGAGGACGAACTTCGACAGATGGCAGCTGGAAGCGCGGCATGA
- a CDS encoding Mov34/MPN/PAD-1 family protein — MKLPRRKFEIIQEHAVRDLPYECCGLLVGRKVVDHRGNIDNIVVEVAPCRNVLYYGKENGFEIAYNEFIDVEREAHSLGLVVVGSYHSHINSTAVPSRNDIDFASAGHSMLIISLYGGVPREVTSWLRRDSGGFHQEQIKVIA; from the coding sequence ATGAAATTACCTCGTCGCAAGTTTGAGATCATCCAGGAGCATGCCGTCAGGGATCTTCCCTACGAGTGCTGCGGCCTGCTCGTTGGCCGGAAGGTCGTTGACCATCGCGGAAACATTGACAACATCGTGGTCGAAGTCGCGCCGTGCCGGAACGTGCTCTACTACGGCAAGGAGAACGGCTTTGAAATCGCCTATAACGAATTCATCGACGTGGAGCGCGAGGCCCATAGCCTCGGTCTGGTGGTGGTCGGCTCTTATCATTCGCATATCAACTCGACTGCCGTTCCATCGAGAAACGACATCGATTTCGCCAGCGCGGGCCATTCGATGCTGATCATCTCGCTCTACGGCGGCGTGCCAAGGGAGGTCACCTCGTGGCTCCGACGCGATTCCGGCGGATTCCATCAGGAGCAGATCAAGGTAATCGCTTAA
- the purD gene encoding phosphoribosylamine--glycine ligase encodes MKVLIIGSGAREHAMAWAVARSSKVSTVFVAPGNGGTATMGGKVRNTPVKATDIDALLELVAKESIGLTVVGPEQPLEAGIVNRFREAGFKVVGPTAEAAQLETSKVFAKEFMKRHGIPTAGYEVFRDYASAKAFLETCPTFPQVIKASGLCAGKGVVVAMSRDEALEAIHEFFESRIFGDAADEVVIEAFLSGQEASVFALTDGQNYQLFLSAQDHKRIGEGDTGKNTGGMGAYAPAPLVTPEVMRRVEEEVIRPTLAGMRADGYAYTGFLYVGLMIDKGVPSVVEYNARLGDPETQVVLPMLKSDLFDALLASVEGGLEVVPFEMQEGAAATVVMASAGYPDAYETGKVITIDPTVNDMEGVLVFHAGTRRDGDALVTSGGRVLSVTACAGSLKEALDRVYRAVDAIEFEGAYCRRDIGAKAL; translated from the coding sequence ATGAAGGTTCTGATTATCGGAAGCGGCGCCAGGGAACATGCCATGGCCTGGGCCGTCGCGCGCAGCAGCAAGGTTTCGACCGTTTTCGTGGCCCCCGGTAACGGCGGCACGGCCACGATGGGCGGCAAGGTGCGTAACACGCCGGTTAAGGCGACCGACATCGACGCGCTGCTCGAACTGGTCGCGAAAGAGTCGATTGGTCTGACGGTGGTCGGCCCGGAGCAGCCGCTCGAAGCGGGCATCGTCAACCGGTTCCGCGAGGCGGGCTTCAAGGTGGTTGGCCCGACCGCCGAGGCAGCGCAACTGGAGACGAGCAAGGTGTTCGCCAAGGAGTTTATGAAGCGCCACGGCATTCCGACCGCTGGGTACGAGGTGTTCCGCGATTATGCGTCCGCGAAGGCGTTCCTCGAAACGTGCCCGACCTTTCCGCAAGTGATCAAGGCGAGCGGCCTCTGCGCGGGCAAGGGTGTCGTCGTTGCGATGAGCCGCGATGAGGCTCTTGAGGCGATCCACGAATTTTTCGAGTCGCGCATCTTCGGTGATGCTGCCGACGAGGTGGTGATCGAGGCGTTCCTCTCTGGCCAGGAGGCGAGTGTGTTCGCCCTGACCGATGGTCAAAATTATCAGCTCTTCCTTTCTGCGCAGGATCACAAGCGGATCGGCGAGGGCGATACCGGCAAGAACACTGGCGGCATGGGGGCCTACGCACCGGCTCCGCTGGTGACGCCGGAGGTGATGCGGCGGGTCGAGGAGGAGGTTATCCGCCCGACGCTCGCCGGGATGAGGGCCGACGGATATGCCTATACCGGTTTTCTCTACGTCGGCCTCATGATCGACAAGGGCGTGCCATCGGTGGTCGAGTACAACGCGCGGCTTGGCGATCCGGAGACGCAGGTGGTGCTGCCGATGCTGAAGAGCGACCTCTTCGACGCTCTGCTCGCGAGCGTCGAGGGCGGTCTCGAAGTCGTGCCGTTTGAGATGCAGGAGGGCGCTGCTGCGACGGTGGTGATGGCCTCGGCGGGCTATCCCGACGCATACGAGACCGGCAAGGTGATCACCATCGATCCGACAGTGAACGATATGGAGGGCGTGCTTGTTTTTCATGCCGGTACGCGCCGCGACGGCGATGCGCTGGTGACCTCCGGTGGCCGCGTGCTTTCAGTGACGGCCTGTGCCGGTTCGCTGAAAGAGGCGCTCGATCGGGTCTATCGCGCGGTGGATGCCATCGAATTCGAAGGCGCGTATTGCCGCCGCGACATTGGCGCGAAGGCGCTTTGA
- a CDS encoding DUF374 domain-containing protein — MAFVKPILLKSATCLLPRVLKLLFATLKINVGYAGEKLPDDQRGVMFAFWHGKMIAGWLLARRLYPKREISAVVSLSGDGQILSDTLDRLGFHLIRGSSSRGKEVVRRGIGVALSNGGVAAVTPDGPRGPHHRFKYGTLRLAAQHRTPVVFAEISYDNARRLKSWDRFEIPLPFSRVRVTLHVVQVPEFPTEEAFRAWADELSTGFDDA, encoded by the coding sequence ATGGCTTTCGTGAAACCAATTCTCCTGAAGAGCGCCACCTGCTTGCTCCCCCGCGTTCTCAAGCTCCTTTTCGCGACGCTGAAAATCAACGTCGGGTACGCCGGAGAAAAGCTGCCGGATGACCAGCGTGGCGTGATGTTCGCCTTCTGGCACGGCAAGATGATTGCCGGATGGCTGCTGGCAAGACGGTTGTATCCGAAGCGTGAGATTTCAGCCGTCGTCAGCCTCTCCGGCGATGGACAGATTCTGTCGGACACGCTCGACCGGCTCGGCTTCCACCTGATTCGTGGATCGAGTTCGCGGGGCAAGGAGGTGGTTCGTCGCGGCATCGGGGTAGCCCTGAGCAACGGCGGCGTGGCAGCTGTGACGCCCGACGGGCCGCGCGGGCCGCACCACCGCTTCAAGTACGGCACGCTCCGGCTCGCTGCACAGCACCGCACGCCGGTGGTATTCGCGGAGATCAGTTATGACAACGCCCGCCGCCTGAAAAGCTGGGATAGGTTTGAAATCCCGCTTCCCTTCAGCCGCGTCAGGGTCACGCTGCACGTCGTCCAGGTACCGGAGTTCCCGACCGAGGAGGCCTTCCGCGCCTGGGCCGATGAACTCTCAACAGGATTTGACGATGCATAA